In Oncorhynchus clarkii lewisi isolate Uvic-CL-2024 chromosome 16, UVic_Ocla_1.0, whole genome shotgun sequence, one genomic interval encodes:
- the LOC139368460 gene encoding tubulin alpha chain-like: MRECISVHVGQAGVQIGNACWELYCLEHGIQPDGQMPSDKTIGGGDDSFNTFFSETGAGKHVPRAVFVDLEPTVIDEVRTGTYRQLFHPEQLITGKEDAANNYARGHYTIGKEIIDLVLDRIRKLADQCTGLQGFLVFHSFGGGTGSGFTSLLMERLSVDYGKKSKLEFSIYPAPQVSTAVVEPYNSILTTHTTLEHSDCAFMVDNEAIYDICRRNLDIDRPTYTNLNRLISQIVSSITASLRFDGALNVDLTEFQTNLVPYPRIHFPLATYAPVISAEKAYHEQLSVSEITNACFEPANQMVKCDPRHGKYMACCLLFRGDVVPKDVNAAIATIKTKRSIQFVDWCPTGFKVGINYQPPTVVPGGDLAKVQRAVCMLSNTTAVAEAWARLDHKFDLMYAKRAFVHWYVGEGMEEGEFSEAREDMAALEKDYEEVGVDSIEGEGEEEGEEY; this comes from the exons ATG cgtgAGTGTATCTCTGTCCATGTGGGTCAGGCTGGAGTCCAGATTGGCAATGCCTGCTGGGAGCTCTACTGCCTGGAACATGGGATCCAGCCTGACGGACAGATGCCCAGTGACAAGACCATCGGAGGAGGAGACGACTCCTTCAACACCTTCTTTAGTGAGACTGGGGCTGGAAAGCATGTCCCCAGGGCTGTGTTTGTAGACCTGGAGCCCACAGTCATAG ATGAGGTGCGCACTGGGACCTACCGGCAGTTATTCCATCCTGAACAGCTCATCACCGGCAAAGAGGATGCTGCCAACAACTACGCCCGTGGACACTACACTATTGGCAAAGAGATCATTGACCTGGTGTTGGACAGGATCCGCAAACTG GCTGACCAGTGCACAGGCCTTCAGGGCTTCCTGGTTTTCCACAGCTTTGGAGGTGGCACCGGCTCTGGTTTCACCTCTCTGCTGATGGAGCGCCTGTCTGTTGACTACGGCAAGAAGTCCAAGCTGGAGTTCTCCATCTATCCAGCTCCCCAGGTGTCCACAGCTGTGGTGGAACCTTACAACTCCATCCTGACCACCCACACCACCCTAGAGCACTCTGACTGTGCTTTCATGGTGGATAATGAGGCTATATATGACATCTGTCGTAGGAACCTCGACATTGATCGTCCCACCTACACCAACCTCAACAGGCTCATTAGCCAGATTGTTTCTTCCATTACTGCTTCCCTTCGATTCGATGGTGCCCTTAATGTtgatctgacagagttccagaccaACTTGGTGCCCTATCCACGTATTCATTTTCCTCTGGCCACCTATGCCCCAGTCATCTCTGCAGAGAAGGCTTACCATGagcagctctctgtctctgagatCACCAATGCCTGCTTTGAGCCGGCCAATCAGATGGTGAAATGTGACCCTCGCCACGGCAAGTATATGGCTTGTTGCCTTCTGTTCCGTGGTGATGTGGTGCCCAAAGATGTCAATGCTGCTATTGCCACCATCAAGACCAAACGTTCTATTCAGTTTGTTGACTGGTGCCCAACTGGCTTCAAGGTTGGCATCAACTACCAGCCTCCCACTGTAGTCCCAGGTGGAGACCTGGCCAAAGTCCAGAGGGCTGTGTGCATGCTGAGCAACACCACTGCTGTGGCAGAGGCCTGGGCTCGTCTTGACCACAAGTTTGACCTGATGTACGCTAAACGTGCCTTTGTGCACTGGTATGTGGGTGAGGGCATGGAGGAGGGAGAGTTCTCTGAAGCCAGAGAGGACATGGCAGCCCTGGAGAAGGATTACGAGGAGGTAGGGGTCGACTCcattgagggggagggagaggaggagggagaggagtattGA
- the LOC139368459 gene encoding melanocyte protein PMEL-like isoform X2 has product MKTGTVLAVLLLALFSSAAAKPKSRFTRYPSWNTKMYPVWKDEDPRYKDSWKGGKVKFIVGNDAPTLTAAKVTFTIELQFPHNQKVMPDGEVVWAEDFTVNGTHYHQSEPVYPAQNTEWNGVFPDGTPFRKGGDKPPPYVFVWKTWGQYWQVSDGPSSSLTIGTDNVPLGSYIVDIVIYHYRSHEKFIPLGYASTQFSITDQIPFAVSMSQVNDVNEADLSFVQNRAIAFTISLHDPSEYLSDADITYNWDFGDSSGALISRELTVTHTYIVAGGFKPRVVVQAVIPDKACATPAGVIPTGSTVTIGPANLAGTTVRAPAAAVSAAPVTAATQGATVNVGPSVPAETDTQEDTTEVGASTAQHTKTPSPVNPDTSTVSAGSTTAASEVEPAGEAATAQDPVVIVVKREAGEKPKDDDCVIYRYGSFCAGIDIVEGIESLKIVQVDNALIKTDAFEVERNVVDLTVTCHGSLPTEVCMLVSDADCLMPVHTMCNTVSPSSECQLVLRHIFNDSGIFCINVSMTNDVSLAVTSAKVSVTMGSGLSSVGTVAMVIGVLIVALVTGSVAYTYKRFKAYRPLKEESVVGSSQSAESCPGWSSGPLLFWNLLSRQAPVENSPLLDDRLV; this is encoded by the exons ATGAAGACGGGGACAGTTCTTGCAGTGTTGTTGCTGGCACTGTTTTCATCTGCTGCAGCAA AGCCCAAAAGTCGCTTCACACGATATCCATCATGGAATACGAAAATGTATCCGGTGTGGAAAGATGAAGACCCTCGCTACAAAGACTCTTGGAAAG GTGGCAAGGTAAAGTTCATTGTGGGCAATGACGCACCGACCCTGACTGCAGCCAAGGTGACCTTTACCATCGAGCTGCAGTTCCCACACAACCAGAAGGTCATGCCCGACGGAGAGGTGGTGTGGGCCGAGGACTTCACCGTCAATG GAACACACTACCATCAGTCTGAGCCAGTGTATCCTGCACAGAACACGGAGTGGAACGGAGTCTTTCCCGACGGCACACCTTTCAGGAAGGGTGGTGACAAACCCCCTCCGTATGTGTTTGTATGGAAGACATGGG GTCAGTACTGGCAGGTGTCTGAtggcccctcctcctccctcaccatcGGGACAGACAATGTCCCTCTGGGTTCCTACATAGTGGACATTGTCATCTACCACTACCGCAGCCACGAGAAGTTCATCCCTCTGGGATACGCCTCCACACAGTTCTCCATCACTG ATCAAATCCCCTTTGCCGTCTCGATGAGCCAAGTGAACGACGTCAACGAGGCAGACCTGAGCTTCGTCCAGAACAGAGCGATAGCCTTCACCATCAGTCTCCACGATCCCAGCGAGTACCTGAGTGACGCTGACATCACATACAACTGGGACTTTGGTGACAGCAGCGGAGCTCTCATCTCCAGAGAGCTGACTGTCACCCATACCTACATAGTGGCTGGCGGCTTCAAGCCCCGGGTGGTTGTACAGGCCGTTATCCCTGATAAAGCATGTGCCACACCAGCTGGTGTTATCCCCACTGGTAGCACTGTCACTATTGGGCCTGCCAACTTGGCAGGCACGACAG TGAGAGCTCCTGCTGCGGCTGTGTCAGCTGCTCCAGTAACGGCGGCCACACAGGGAGCTACAGTAAATGTAGGCCCCTCAGTCCCCGCTGAGACTGATACACAGGAGGACACGACTGAGGTGGGAGCCTCCACCGCTCAGCACACAAAGACACCTTCTCCGGTCAACCCTGACACCTCAACTGTCTCCGCTGGTTCAACAACAGCTGCTTCTGAAGTAGAGCCAGCTG GGGAGGCCGCTACGGCCCAAGATCCCGTGGTGATAGTTGTTAAGCGTGAAGCAGGTGAAAAACCCAAGGATGATGACTGTGTGATCTATCGCTATGGGTCCTTCTGTGCTGGCATTGACATTGTTG AGGGCATTGAGAGTTTGAAGATAGTGCAAGTGGACAATGCTCTGATCAAGACTGATGCATTTGAGGTTGAACGAAATGTAGTGGATCTAACTGTCACCTGCCATGGGAG CCTTCCCACAGAGGTGTGCATGTTGGTGTCGGATGCAGACTGTCTGATGCCAGTCCACACCATGTGTAACACAGTGTCGCCCTCTTCTGAGTGCCAGCTGGTACTGCGCCACATTTTCAATGACTCTGGCATCTTCTGCATCAATGTGTCCATGACCAATGATGTCAGTCTGGCAGTCACCAGCGCCAAAGTTAGCGTGACCATGG GTTCCGGTCTGTCCTCAGTTGGCACTGTAGCCATGGTGATAGGGGTCCTGATCGTTGCTCTGGTCACTGGATCCGTGGCCTACACTTACAA ACGTTTCAAAGCCTACCGTCCTCTGAAGGAGGAGTCTGTGGTTGGCTCCTCCCAGAGCGCTGAGAGCTGTCCTGGTTGGAGCTCTGGACCTCTGCTGTTTTGGAATCTTCTGAGTCGACAGGCTCCTGTAGAGAACAGCCCACTGCTCGATGACAGGCTTGTGTGA
- the LOC139368459 gene encoding melanocyte protein PMEL-like isoform X1 — MSSLKMEYIASWTRSMITYWMRMVSSGGAGAKTSQEDLDSSEVNGECMWLQYGDQEEERQFHGSQDCTASWEIITTEPKSRFTRYPSWNTKMYPVWKDEDPRYKDSWKGGKVKFIVGNDAPTLTAAKVTFTIELQFPHNQKVMPDGEVVWAEDFTVNGTHYHQSEPVYPAQNTEWNGVFPDGTPFRKGGDKPPPYVFVWKTWGQYWQVSDGPSSSLTIGTDNVPLGSYIVDIVIYHYRSHEKFIPLGYASTQFSITDQIPFAVSMSQVNDVNEADLSFVQNRAIAFTISLHDPSEYLSDADITYNWDFGDSSGALISRELTVTHTYIVAGGFKPRVVVQAVIPDKACATPAGVIPTGSTVTIGPANLAGTTVRAPAAAVSAAPVTAATQGATVNVGPSVPAETDTQEDTTEVGASTAQHTKTPSPVNPDTSTVSAGSTTAASEVEPAGEAATAQDPVVIVVKREAGEKPKDDDCVIYRYGSFCAGIDIVEGIESLKIVQVDNALIKTDAFEVERNVVDLTVTCHGSLPTEVCMLVSDADCLMPVHTMCNTVSPSSECQLVLRHIFNDSGIFCINVSMTNDVSLAVTSAKVSVTMGSGLSSVGTVAMVIGVLIVALVTGSVAYTYKRFKAYRPLKEESVVGSSQSAESCPGWSSGPLLFWNLLSRQAPVENSPLLDDRLV, encoded by the exons ttAATGGTGAGTGTATGTGGCTACAGTATGGAGACCAAGAGGAAGAAAGACAATTTCATGGGTCCCAAGACTGCACAGCCTCGTGGGAAATAATCACTACAG AGCCCAAAAGTCGCTTCACACGATATCCATCATGGAATACGAAAATGTATCCGGTGTGGAAAGATGAAGACCCTCGCTACAAAGACTCTTGGAAAG GTGGCAAGGTAAAGTTCATTGTGGGCAATGACGCACCGACCCTGACTGCAGCCAAGGTGACCTTTACCATCGAGCTGCAGTTCCCACACAACCAGAAGGTCATGCCCGACGGAGAGGTGGTGTGGGCCGAGGACTTCACCGTCAATG GAACACACTACCATCAGTCTGAGCCAGTGTATCCTGCACAGAACACGGAGTGGAACGGAGTCTTTCCCGACGGCACACCTTTCAGGAAGGGTGGTGACAAACCCCCTCCGTATGTGTTTGTATGGAAGACATGGG GTCAGTACTGGCAGGTGTCTGAtggcccctcctcctccctcaccatcGGGACAGACAATGTCCCTCTGGGTTCCTACATAGTGGACATTGTCATCTACCACTACCGCAGCCACGAGAAGTTCATCCCTCTGGGATACGCCTCCACACAGTTCTCCATCACTG ATCAAATCCCCTTTGCCGTCTCGATGAGCCAAGTGAACGACGTCAACGAGGCAGACCTGAGCTTCGTCCAGAACAGAGCGATAGCCTTCACCATCAGTCTCCACGATCCCAGCGAGTACCTGAGTGACGCTGACATCACATACAACTGGGACTTTGGTGACAGCAGCGGAGCTCTCATCTCCAGAGAGCTGACTGTCACCCATACCTACATAGTGGCTGGCGGCTTCAAGCCCCGGGTGGTTGTACAGGCCGTTATCCCTGATAAAGCATGTGCCACACCAGCTGGTGTTATCCCCACTGGTAGCACTGTCACTATTGGGCCTGCCAACTTGGCAGGCACGACAG TGAGAGCTCCTGCTGCGGCTGTGTCAGCTGCTCCAGTAACGGCGGCCACACAGGGAGCTACAGTAAATGTAGGCCCCTCAGTCCCCGCTGAGACTGATACACAGGAGGACACGACTGAGGTGGGAGCCTCCACCGCTCAGCACACAAAGACACCTTCTCCGGTCAACCCTGACACCTCAACTGTCTCCGCTGGTTCAACAACAGCTGCTTCTGAAGTAGAGCCAGCTG GGGAGGCCGCTACGGCCCAAGATCCCGTGGTGATAGTTGTTAAGCGTGAAGCAGGTGAAAAACCCAAGGATGATGACTGTGTGATCTATCGCTATGGGTCCTTCTGTGCTGGCATTGACATTGTTG AGGGCATTGAGAGTTTGAAGATAGTGCAAGTGGACAATGCTCTGATCAAGACTGATGCATTTGAGGTTGAACGAAATGTAGTGGATCTAACTGTCACCTGCCATGGGAG CCTTCCCACAGAGGTGTGCATGTTGGTGTCGGATGCAGACTGTCTGATGCCAGTCCACACCATGTGTAACACAGTGTCGCCCTCTTCTGAGTGCCAGCTGGTACTGCGCCACATTTTCAATGACTCTGGCATCTTCTGCATCAATGTGTCCATGACCAATGATGTCAGTCTGGCAGTCACCAGCGCCAAAGTTAGCGTGACCATGG GTTCCGGTCTGTCCTCAGTTGGCACTGTAGCCATGGTGATAGGGGTCCTGATCGTTGCTCTGGTCACTGGATCCGTGGCCTACACTTACAA ACGTTTCAAAGCCTACCGTCCTCTGAAGGAGGAGTCTGTGGTTGGCTCCTCCCAGAGCGCTGAGAGCTGTCCTGGTTGGAGCTCTGGACCTCTGCTGTTTTGGAATCTTCTGAGTCGACAGGCTCCTGTAGAGAACAGCCCACTGCTCGATGACAGGCTTGTGTGA
- the LOC139368461 gene encoding tubulin alpha-1B chain-like — translation MRECISIHVGQAGVQIGNACWELYCLEHGIQPDGQMPSDKAIGGGDDSFNTFFSETGAGKHVPRAVFVDLEPTVIDEVRTGTYRQLFHPEQLITGKEDAANNYARGHYTIGKEIIDLVLDRVRKLSDQCTGLQGFLVFHSFGGGTGSGFTSLLMERLSVDYGKKSKLEFSIYPAPQVSTAVVEPYNSILTTHTTLEHSDCAFMVDNEAIYDICRRNLDIDRPTYTNLNRLISQIVSSITASLRFDGALNVDLTEFQTNLVPYPRIHFPLATYAPVISAEKAYHEQLSVAEITNACFEPANQMVKCDPRHGKYMACCLLYRGDVVPKDVNAAIATIKTKRSIQFVDWCPTGFKVGINYQPPTVVPGGDLAKVQRAVCMLSNTTAIAEAWARLDHKFDLMYAKRAFVHWYVGEGMEEGEFSEAREDMAALEKDYEEVGVDTVEGDGQEEGEEY, via the exons ATG CGCGAGTGCATCTCTATCCACGTGGGTCAGGCTGGTGTCCAGATTGGCAATGCGTGCTGGGAGCTCTACTGTCTGGAGCATGGgatccagccggatggacagatGCCATCTGACAAAGCCATCGGAGGAGGCGACGACTCCTTCAACACCTTCTTCAGTGAGACTGGGGCTGGAAAGCATGTCCCCAGGGCTGTGTTTGTGGACCTGGAACCCACAGTCATAG ATGAGGTGCGCACTGGGACCTACCGGCAGTTATTCCATCCTGAACAGCTCATCACTGGCAAAGAGGATGCTGCCAACAACTACGCCCGTGGACACTACACTATTGGCAAAGAGATCATCGACCTGGTGCTGGACAGGGTCCGCAAACTG tcTGACCAGTGCACAGGCCTTCAGGGCTTCCTGGTTTTCCACAGCTTTGGAGGAGGCACCGGCTCTGGTTTCACCTCTCTGCTGATGGAGCGCCTGTCTGTTGACTACGGCAAGAAGTCCAAGCTGGAGTTCTCCATCTATCCAGCTCCCCAGGTGTCCACAGCTGTGGTGGAACCTTACAACTCCATCCTGACCACCCACACCACCCTAGAGCACTCTGACTGTGCTTTCATGGTGGATAATGAGGCTATATATGACATCTGTCGTAGGAACCTCGACATTGATCGTCCCACCTACACCAACCTCAACAGGCTCATTAGCCAGATTGTTTCCTCCATTACTGCTTCCCTTCGATTCGATGGTGCCCTTAATGTtgatctgacagagttccagaccaACTTGGTGCCCTATCCACGTATTCATTTTCCTCTGGCCACCTATGCCCCAGTCATCTCTGCAGAGAAGGCTTACCATGAGCAGCTCTCTGTGGCTGAAATCACCAATGCCTGCTTTGAGCCGGCCAATCAGATGGTGAAATGTGACCCTCGCCACGGCAAGTACATGGCATGTTGTCTTCTTTACCGTGGTGATGTGGTGCCCAAAGATGTCAATGCTGCTATTGCCACCATCAAGACCAAACGTTCTATTCAGTTTGTTGACTGGTGCCCAACTGGTTTCAAGGTTGGCATCAACTACCAGCCTCCCACTGTAGTCCCTGGTGGAGACCTGGCCAAAGTCCAGAGGGCTGTGTGCATGCTGAGCAACACCACTGCTATTGCAGAGGCCTGGGCTCGTCTTGACCACAAGTTTGACCTGATGTACGCTAAACGTGCCTTTGTGCACTGGTATGTGGGTGAGGGCATGGAGGAGGGAGAGTTCTCTGAAGCCAGAGAGGACATGGCAGCCCTGGAGAAGGATTACGAAGAGGTGGGGGTTGACACCGTCGAGGGTGacggacaggaggagggagaggagtactGA